A window of Clostridium sp. 'White wine YQ' contains these coding sequences:
- a CDS encoding argininosuccinate synthase, which yields MKKFNKILLAYSGGLDTSIIIPWLKETYGCEEVIAVVGDVGQGDDELEGLEEKAIKTGASKIYIENLQKEFVYDYIFPTLKAGAVYEGKYLLGTSFARPVIAKRMVEIAKAEGVDAIAHGCTGKGNDQVRFELTIKAFAPDMPIVAPWRIWELKSREEEIEYAIKKNVPIKITYETNYSKDKNLWHLSHEGLDLEDPNNEPKYDEILEMGVSPEKAPDSPTYITLSFEKGIPVALNGEKLDGVSLIKALNKVGGENGVGIIDMVENRLVGMKSRGVYETPGGSILYYAHKELEYLCLDRDTLHYKEQVALKFAELVYYGQWFTPLREALSSFVDKTQETVTGDVKLKLYKGNIVTAGTSSPYSLYSEEYATFGEDAVYDQKDSEGFINLFGLPITVKAKMDAKMDGVK from the coding sequence ATGAAAAAATTTAACAAAATCTTATTAGCATATTCTGGTGGTTTAGATACATCAATAATAATTCCGTGGCTTAAGGAAACCTATGGTTGTGAAGAAGTTATAGCTGTAGTAGGCGATGTTGGTCAAGGTGATGATGAGCTGGAAGGTTTAGAAGAAAAAGCTATTAAGACTGGAGCATCTAAGATATATATTGAAAATCTACAAAAAGAATTTGTTTATGATTATATATTCCCAACTTTAAAAGCTGGTGCAGTTTATGAAGGAAAATATTTGTTAGGAACGTCCTTTGCAAGACCAGTTATTGCAAAGAGAATGGTTGAAATTGCTAAAGCTGAAGGAGTTGATGCAATTGCTCATGGTTGCACAGGGAAAGGTAATGACCAAGTTCGTTTTGAGCTAACTATAAAAGCCTTCGCGCCTGATATGCCAATAGTTGCTCCTTGGAGAATATGGGAACTAAAATCAAGGGAAGAAGAAATTGAATATGCAATCAAAAAGAATGTTCCAATAAAAATAACTTACGAAACAAATTATTCAAAGGATAAAAATCTATGGCACTTAAGTCATGAAGGTTTAGATTTGGAAGATCCAAATAATGAACCAAAATATGATGAAATATTAGAAATGGGTGTATCTCCTGAAAAAGCACCTGATTCTCCAACTTATATAACCCTTTCATTTGAAAAAGGAATTCCGGTTGCTTTAAATGGTGAAAAACTTGATGGTGTTTCATTAATCAAAGCATTGAATAAAGTTGGTGGAGAAAATGGAGTTGGAATTATAGACATGGTAGAAAACCGTTTGGTTGGTATGAAATCAAGAGGTGTTTATGAAACACCAGGTGGATCAATACTTTATTATGCTCACAAGGAGTTAGAATATTTATGTTTAGATAGAGACACTCTACACTATAAAGAGCAGGTAGCTTTAAAATTTGCTGAGTTAGTTTACTATGGACAATGGTTTACTCCTCTAAGAGAAGCTCTTTCATCTTTTGTTGATAAAACTCAAGAAACAGTAACTGGCGATGTAAAACTTAAACTTTATAAAGGTAATATAGTAACTGCTGGAACTTCTTCACCATATTCATTATATTCAGAAGAATATGCAACTTTTGGCGAGGATGCAGTATATGATCAAAAAGATTCTGAGGGATTCATTAACCTATTTGGGTTACCAATTACGGTAAAAGCAAAAATGGACGCAAAAATGGATGGAGTGAAATAG
- the argH gene encoding argininosuccinate lyase — protein MKLWGGRFEKAVDTLVNDFNSSIRTDGRMFREDIEGSLAHVKMLIHQNIIPKEDGEKIIYGLMEINKRIENGVIEIDQSSEDIHSFIEATLTYYIGEEGKKLHTGRSRNDQVTLDTRLYLKKSLSSLVNTLLDLQETILLKSQENIQTIMPGYTHLQKAQPITFAHHLLAYGEMFKRDIGRILDAYKRMDQMPLGSGALATSTYPIDREMVAKELGFSGICLNSLDAVSDRDYVIETLSTLSMIMMHLSRFSEEIILWCTGEFNFIELDDAYSTGSSIMPQKKNPDVAELVRGKTGRVYGDLITLLTFMKGIPLAYNKDMQEDKDALFDALDTTFLSIRTFNGMLKTLKVKKDNMRKGALGGFTNATDVADYLVKKGVAFRNAHEVVGAIVLQCINENKNIEELSLKELKEFSPEFEEDIYNAISLETCVEERKVIGGPSSQSVKIQLDVLKSFIQEHRKL, from the coding sequence ATGAAATTATGGGGCGGAAGATTTGAAAAAGCTGTAGACACTCTAGTTAATGATTTCAATTCTTCTATAAGAACAGACGGAAGGATGTTTAGAGAAGATATTGAAGGAAGTCTAGCACATGTCAAAATGCTTATTCATCAAAATATTATCCCAAAAGAAGACGGTGAAAAAATTATTTATGGCTTAATGGAAATAAATAAACGAATTGAAAATGGGGTTATTGAGATAGATCAATCTTCTGAAGATATACATTCCTTTATTGAAGCTACTCTTACCTATTATATTGGAGAAGAAGGAAAAAAACTCCATACAGGTAGAAGTAGAAATGATCAAGTTACTTTGGATACAAGGTTGTATTTAAAGAAGAGTTTGTCTTCTCTTGTTAATACTCTTTTAGACTTGCAAGAGACAATATTATTAAAATCACAAGAAAACATTCAAACTATTATGCCAGGCTATACGCATCTTCAAAAAGCTCAACCTATAACCTTTGCTCATCACTTATTAGCCTATGGTGAGATGTTCAAGAGAGATATAGGAAGGATCTTAGATGCTTATAAGAGAATGGATCAAATGCCATTAGGTAGTGGTGCATTAGCAACTTCTACCTACCCAATTGACAGAGAGATGGTTGCTAAAGAGCTTGGTTTCTCTGGAATTTGTTTAAATAGTTTGGATGCTGTATCAGATAGAGATTATGTGATCGAAACTCTTTCTACACTTTCAATGATAATGATGCACCTTTCAAGATTTTCTGAAGAAATAATCTTATGGTGTACTGGAGAATTTAACTTTATAGAACTTGATGATGCTTATTCTACTGGTAGTTCAATAATGCCTCAAAAGAAAAATCCTGACGTTGCAGAATTAGTTAGAGGGAAGACTGGAAGAGTTTATGGGGACTTAATCACTCTTCTAACCTTTATGAAAGGCATTCCATTAGCTTATAACAAGGATATGCAAGAGGACAAAGATGCTTTATTTGATGCATTAGACACCACTTTTCTTTCAATTAGAACTTTTAATGGTATGTTAAAAACCCTAAAAGTAAAAAAAGATAATATGAGAAAAGGTGCACTTGGAGGATTTACTAATGCTACAGATGTTGCTGACTATTTAGTAAAAAAAGGTGTTGCTTTTAGAAACGCACATGAAGTTGTTGGGGCTATCGTTTTACAATGTATAAATGAAAATAAGAATATTGAAGAATTATCTTTAAAAGAATTAAAAGAATTTTCACCAGAATTTGAAGAAGATATTTATAATGCTATATCACTGGAGACTTGTGTTGAAGAAAGAAAGGTTATTGGGGGACCAAGTTCTCAATCAGTAAAAATACAGTTAGATGTTCTAAAATCCTTTATTCAGGAGCATAGAAAATTATAA
- the argC gene encoding N-acetyl-gamma-glutamyl-phosphate reductase, with protein MIKVGIIGGTGYVGAELIRLLMNHKKVEIAAISSVSFKGQNLSEIYPSFYKLTNLICSEEDEVIDKSDVIFAALPHGLSEHIAKKILSKGKICIDMGADFRLSDETIYKKWYGKSFDIPELHGKEVYGLPELNKGKIKESKLIANPGCYATSIELALLPLLSMNLIESTGIIADSKSGATGAGRNLSQSSHFTDCNENLSAYKIASHRHTPEIEEVLSSISSEKVKLIFTPHLLPINRGILSTIYVTPKEKVDLKELHKKYSSYYENKPFVKILPLGEASKINNIKLSNYCHISLHYDEENNKLILISCLDNMVKGAAGQGIQNMNIVLGFDETEGLDFVPPAF; from the coding sequence TTGATAAAGGTCGGAATAATTGGTGGGACAGGATACGTTGGGGCTGAACTTATAAGACTTTTGATGAATCATAAAAAGGTTGAAATTGCAGCTATTTCATCTGTTAGTTTTAAGGGGCAAAATCTATCAGAAATATATCCAAGTTTCTATAAACTTACTAACTTAATATGTTCAGAAGAGGATGAGGTAATTGATAAAAGTGATGTTATTTTCGCAGCACTTCCTCATGGATTAAGTGAGCATATAGCGAAAAAAATACTATCAAAAGGTAAAATCTGCATTGATATGGGGGCAGATTTTAGACTTTCTGATGAAACTATTTATAAAAAGTGGTACGGAAAAAGTTTTGATATACCAGAATTGCATGGAAAAGAAGTTTATGGGTTACCAGAGCTTAATAAAGGAAAAATAAAAGAAAGCAAATTAATTGCTAACCCTGGATGTTATGCAACTTCTATCGAATTAGCGTTACTTCCATTACTATCTATGAATCTCATAGAGTCAACTGGAATAATTGCTGATTCAAAATCTGGTGCTACAGGCGCTGGAAGAAACTTATCTCAAAGCAGTCACTTTACTGATTGTAATGAAAACTTAAGTGCCTATAAGATAGCTAGTCATAGGCATACACCAGAAATTGAAGAAGTATTATCATCAATTTCTTCTGAAAAAGTAAAGTTAATTTTTACGCCACATCTTCTTCCGATAAACAGGGGAATTTTATCAACTATATATGTAACTCCAAAAGAAAAAGTGGATTTAAAAGAGCTTCATAAAAAATACTCCTCTTATTATGAGAATAAGCCCTTTGTAAAAATTTTACCTTTAGGAGAAGCATCAAAAATAAATAATATTAAACTATCAAACTATTGTCATATATCACTTCATTATGATGAAGAAAATAACAAATTAATTTTGATTTCTTGTTTAGATAATATGGTTAAAGGGGCCGCTGGTCAAGGTATACAAAATATGAATATAGTTTTAGGTTTCGATGAAACAGAAGGCTTAGATTTTGTTCCACCAGCATTTTAA
- the argJ gene encoding bifunctional ornithine acetyltransferase/N-acetylglutamate synthase, with product MAIKYIEGGITSPKGFLSSGIHCGIKKNKDKKDLALIISETECNSAAVYTKNQVKGAPLLVTKEHLKNNTAKAIIINSGNANTCTGETGLDNAKKMCEFVASALNYKTEDVIVASTGVIGVQLDIDKIKDSIPTLVDSLNENGYLASTEAIMTTDTFQKTLALEFELSGKNVTIGAMAKGSGMIHPNMATMLSFITTDINISPTLLDKALKDSVNISYNRISVDGDTSTNDMVTILSNGLAENNLIDEENEDYLLFLEALKEITISLAKMIAKDGEGATKLMECTVLNAKSEEEGELLSKSVISSSLVKAAIFGSDANWGRILCALGYSGIDFDPLKVDLTFGSSAGTIKVCENGSPLNFSEEIAKNILLEKEIQILVDMKAGNSTVTCWGCDLTYDYVKINGDYRS from the coding sequence ATGGCTATAAAATATATTGAAGGCGGAATAACTTCCCCAAAAGGATTTCTTTCATCTGGAATCCATTGTGGAATTAAAAAAAATAAAGATAAAAAGGACTTAGCGCTAATAATATCTGAAACAGAGTGTAATTCTGCCGCTGTATATACTAAAAATCAAGTAAAAGGTGCTCCTTTGCTTGTAACAAAAGAACACTTGAAAAATAATACAGCTAAAGCAATTATTATAAATAGCGGTAATGCTAACACTTGCACAGGTGAAACTGGGCTAGATAATGCAAAAAAAATGTGTGAATTTGTAGCTAGTGCTTTAAATTATAAAACTGAAGATGTAATCGTAGCATCAACTGGTGTAATTGGGGTTCAATTAGATATAGATAAAATAAAAGATTCTATTCCTACTTTAGTTGATTCCTTAAATGAAAATGGATATCTTGCTTCTACTGAAGCAATCATGACAACTGATACTTTTCAAAAAACTCTTGCATTAGAGTTTGAACTATCAGGTAAAAACGTTACTATTGGTGCCATGGCAAAAGGCTCTGGTATGATACATCCTAATATGGCTACAATGCTTTCCTTTATAACTACAGATATTAATATCTCCCCTACTCTACTAGATAAGGCTCTTAAAGATAGTGTTAATATCAGTTATAATCGTATTTCAGTGGATGGAGATACTTCAACCAATGATATGGTAACAATCTTATCTAATGGTCTTGCAGAAAACAACCTAATAGATGAAGAAAATGAAGATTATCTTTTATTTTTAGAGGCTTTAAAGGAAATAACAATTTCTCTAGCAAAAATGATTGCTAAAGATGGTGAAGGTGCCACCAAGCTAATGGAATGTACTGTGCTTAACGCCAAGTCTGAAGAGGAAGGTGAACTACTTAGTAAGTCTGTTATTTCTTCTAGCTTAGTTAAAGCTGCAATATTTGGAAGCGATGCTAATTGGGGTAGAATACTTTGCGCTTTAGGATATTCAGGCATTGATTTTGATCCATTAAAAGTTGATTTAACTTTTGGAAGTTCTGCTGGTACTATTAAAGTTTGTGAAAATGGAAGTCCATTGAATTTTTCGGAAGAAATAGCTAAGAATATACTTTTAGAAAAAGAAATTCAAATACTTGTAGATATGAAAGCTGGGAATAGCACTGTAACATGTTGGGGCTGCGATTTAACTTATGACTATGTAAAAATAAACGGAGATTATAGATCCTAA
- the argB gene encoding acetylglutamate kinase: MNHIERANILVQALPYIQQYSGKTIVVKYGGNAMINEDLKQGVINDLILMKCVGINVVVVHGGGPDISSFLKKINKESTFINGLRYTDEETIDIVQMVLGGKVNKDLVKLIEGYGGKAIGLCGMDGSMIKAKKLSSDVDLGNVGEITKVNTEIIERTLADGYIPIIGSVALGEDGKVYNINADTCAAKIASALKAESLMLLTDVPGVMRDPKDPSTLISELRLHEIPKLHLENVIQGGMIPKIGCCMESVRMGVKKAHIIDGRVEHSLILELFSDEGIGTMIY, translated from the coding sequence TTGAACCATATTGAGAGAGCGAATATATTAGTTCAGGCACTACCATACATCCAACAATACTCTGGTAAAACAATAGTAGTTAAATATGGCGGAAATGCTATGATTAATGAAGACTTGAAACAAGGAGTTATTAATGATCTTATATTGATGAAATGTGTTGGTATAAATGTTGTTGTAGTTCATGGTGGTGGTCCAGACATCTCCTCCTTTTTGAAGAAAATTAATAAAGAAAGTACTTTTATTAATGGTTTAAGATACACCGATGAAGAAACAATAGATATTGTACAGATGGTTCTAGGTGGAAAGGTTAATAAAGACTTAGTAAAGTTAATTGAAGGTTATGGCGGTAAGGCTATAGGGTTATGTGGCATGGATGGTTCTATGATAAAAGCGAAAAAATTATCTAGTGATGTTGATCTAGGGAACGTAGGAGAAATTACTAAAGTTAATACTGAAATAATTGAAAGAACTCTTGCTGATGGATACATTCCTATTATAGGTAGTGTTGCATTAGGTGAGGATGGAAAAGTTTATAATATAAATGCTGATACCTGTGCGGCTAAGATTGCTTCAGCCCTAAAAGCTGAAAGTCTTATGCTACTTACAGATGTTCCAGGCGTTATGAGAGATCCTAAAGATCCTTCAACTCTTATATCAGAATTAAGACTACATGAAATTCCAAAGCTTCATCTAGAAAATGTTATACAAGGTGGAATGATTCCTAAAATAGGCTGTTGTATGGAGTCAGTTAGAATGGGTGTTAAGAAGGCTCACATTATAGATGGTAGAGTTGAACATTCATTAATTCTAGAATTATTCTCAGATGAAGGCATAGGAACTATGATTTATTAA
- a CDS encoding aspartate aminotransferase family protein → MNNLLGAKENLMNTYATLPITLDHGIGSKLYDINGKEYIDFTSGIGVSSLGYGHEGWVNAVTEQVKKLAHTSNIFLNEPVLNLAKKITEISNMKKVFFANSGAEANEGAIKLARKYSYDKYGEGRNTIITLNKSFHGRTITTLKATGQEKFHKYFYPFTEGFKYADANDIESLTSCVDESTCAIMIEAIQGEGGVNPLKKYFVDEIFKIATEKDLLVIFDEVQCGIGRTGKLYGFNNFNVEPDIVTLAKGLGAGLPIGAILCTEKLQETFKPGDHGSTFGGNPVVTSGALEVLNIVSQDNFLNEVSKKGNLIKTFFKNASSSKVTEVRGMGLMIGIEITEEASKIQKVALDNGLLVLTAGPNVLRMLPPLIISNEELENGLSILLQAIESV, encoded by the coding sequence ATGAATAATTTACTTGGGGCAAAGGAAAATTTAATGAACACTTACGCTACTCTTCCTATCACTCTAGACCATGGCATAGGAAGTAAGCTATACGATATAAACGGTAAAGAATATATAGACTTCACATCCGGAATAGGTGTATCTTCTCTTGGATATGGTCATGAAGGTTGGGTAAATGCGGTTACTGAACAAGTTAAAAAACTTGCTCATACCTCTAACATTTTTTTAAATGAACCAGTCTTAAACCTTGCAAAGAAGATAACTGAAATATCTAACATGAAGAAAGTTTTTTTTGCAAATTCCGGGGCTGAAGCAAATGAAGGTGCCATAAAACTTGCAAGAAAATATAGTTATGACAAATATGGAGAAGGCAGGAATACAATTATCACCTTAAATAAGAGCTTCCATGGTAGAACTATAACAACTTTGAAGGCTACTGGACAAGAAAAATTCCATAAATACTTCTACCCTTTTACTGAAGGCTTTAAATATGCGGATGCTAATGATATAGAATCATTAACATCTTGTGTAGATGAATCTACCTGTGCAATTATGATAGAAGCTATACAAGGGGAAGGCGGAGTTAATCCTCTAAAGAAATATTTTGTTGATGAAATCTTTAAGATAGCTACTGAAAAGGACTTATTAGTTATATTTGATGAAGTACAATGCGGTATAGGCAGAACTGGAAAATTATATGGTTTTAATAATTTTAATGTAGAACCAGATATAGTAACTTTAGCTAAAGGCTTAGGGGCAGGCCTTCCTATAGGAGCTATTTTATGTACTGAGAAACTCCAAGAAACCTTTAAACCAGGTGATCATGGTTCAACCTTTGGAGGAAATCCTGTAGTCACTTCTGGTGCTTTAGAAGTTCTAAATATAGTTTCTCAGGATAACTTTTTAAATGAGGTTTCTAAAAAAGGTAACTTAATTAAAACATTCTTTAAAAATGCTTCCTCCTCAAAAGTTACAGAAGTAAGAGGTATGGGGTTAATGATAGGTATAGAAATTACTGAAGAGGCTTCAAAAATTCAAAAAGTCGCCTTAGATAATGGCTTATTAGTTTTAACTGCTGGACCTAACGTTCTAAGAATGTTACCTCCACTTATAATTTCAAATGAAGAACTAGAAAATGGTTTAAGTATCTTATTACAAGCAATAGAAAGTGTATAA
- the argF gene encoding ornithine carbamoyltransferase encodes MNKDLLKMDDLTKEEILDILNLADQLKYEHKHNIEHPHLKGKTLGMIFQKSSTRTRVSFEVGMYQLGGNALFLSSRDLQIGRGEPVEDTARVLSRYLDGIMIRTYDQAEVEVLAKHSSIPIINGLTDDEHPCQVLADLMTIREFKTTFDGLKLCFIGDGNNMANSLLVGALKLGIKVSIASPNGYTINEAYITKGNELSELNNVEFVLTNDPKEAAKDADVIITDVWASMGQEAETEKRIKAFSGYQINKDLMSYAKDDAIVLHCLPAHRDEEITSEILEAHSSEIFEEAENRLHAQKAVLVKLLKNTNKFN; translated from the coding sequence ATGAATAAAGATTTATTAAAGATGGATGATCTTACAAAAGAAGAAATTTTAGATATTCTTAACTTAGCAGATCAATTAAAATATGAGCATAAGCATAATATAGAACATCCTCATTTAAAGGGCAAGACTCTTGGAATGATATTTCAAAAATCCTCTACTAGAACTAGAGTTAGTTTTGAAGTTGGAATGTACCAGCTTGGAGGAAATGCATTGTTTTTAAGTTCAAGAGATTTGCAAATAGGTCGTGGGGAGCCTGTAGAAGACACTGCTAGAGTATTATCAAGGTATTTAGATGGTATAATGATTAGAACCTATGACCAAGCTGAAGTTGAAGTACTTGCAAAACATTCATCCATTCCTATTATAAATGGTCTTACCGATGATGAACATCCTTGTCAAGTATTAGCAGATCTTATGACTATTAGAGAATTTAAAACAACTTTTGATGGCTTAAAACTTTGCTTCATAGGTGATGGAAATAATATGGCCAATTCTTTACTAGTTGGTGCATTAAAGCTCGGAATTAAGGTCTCAATAGCCTCTCCTAATGGATATACCATCAATGAAGCTTATATAACTAAAGGAAACGAACTATCTGAATTAAATAATGTAGAATTTGTCTTAACTAATGACCCAAAAGAGGCAGCAAAAGATGCAGACGTAATTATTACTGATGTTTGGGCAAGTATGGGGCAAGAAGCTGAAACTGAAAAAAGAATAAAAGCCTTTAGTGGGTATCAAATAAATAAAGATTTAATGTCTTATGCAAAAGATGATGCTATTGTTCTTCATTGTCTTCCAGCTCATAGAGATGAAGAAATAACCTCTGAGATTCTAGAAGCTCATTCTTCTGAGATATTTGAAGAGGCTGAAAATAGACTTCATGCACAAAAGGCAGTACTAGTAAAACTACTTAAAAATACTAACAAATTTAATTAA
- a CDS encoding collagen-like protein: MNNDNVDNYNTQFDYHANGVNPTNDTFNYGEANKDIYNQSINSVAGCYGPPCPIIVNCPTGPTGPTGATGATGPTGDIGPTGATGPTGDIGPTGATGPTGATGATGEIGAYGYFYSTTNQAATTNLADTTNQNTLTNQPATTNRRIYKVFENQGPSTDNLTLDSTRITITDPGDYEIVYSANAVNANDSAIELTLNLVSIPGTRLYWPDNEGQLVGNAIVTVPANSVLRLRIIPRVRRFALARQGVTAYITIIKVS, from the coding sequence TTGAATAATGATAACGTAGATAATTATAATACTCAATTTGATTATCATGCTAATGGGGTTAATCCAACAAATGACACCTTTAATTATGGTGAGGCCAATAAAGATATATATAATCAATCAATTAATTCAGTTGCAGGTTGCTATGGTCCACCGTGTCCTATTATAGTTAATTGCCCTACTGGGCCAACTGGTCCTACTGGTGCTACTGGTGCCACTGGTCCTACTGGAGATATTGGTCCAACAGGTGCTACTGGCCCTACAGGTGATATTGGTCCAACTGGAGCTACCGGTCCTACTGGTGCCACTGGAGCTACTGGAGAAATTGGAGCATATGGCTACTTTTATAGTACAACAAATCAAGCAGCTACAACAAATCTAGCCGATACAACAAATCAAAATACTTTAACAAATCAACCCGCTACAACAAATCGTAGGATTTATAAAGTATTTGAAAATCAAGGCCCTTCTACAGATAACCTAACTTTAGATTCTACAAGAATAACTATAACTGATCCTGGAGATTATGAAATAGTTTATTCTGCAAATGCAGTAAATGCTAATGATTCTGCTATTGAACTAACACTTAATCTAGTATCTATTCCTGGAACTAGATTATACTGGCCAGATAACGAAGGTCAATTAGTAGGCAATGCAATAGTTACTGTTCCAGCAAATTCTGTATTAAGATTAAGAATTATTCCTCGTGTAAGAAGGTTTGCATTAGCTAGACAAGGGGTTACTGCTTATATAACTATAATAAAAGTATCCTAG
- a CDS encoding nucleoid-associated protein produces MEYINDINILDAVIHILDNNSDEPILNQYKLDLGDEVYKFIYRHVERALNDEELKYAVFNPERNIVKELSQEYLKGANNDLVGISQEIARQLFSIMKGNGNIPSCDLMVVTLSTDQGPILGILKLDYVKNFTHKIDFVEDKIGIGIVQQFGGLPASSQRIQKCAFIKPIMEGQEFNLMVIDKQKKNKDEEEYGTNYFINSLLGCTVVTNERDMTKAFIKATEAWTRNNVVQDADKAEKIRTSIKAKLKEEESINVQELSSELFKEEPEAKRAFDDYIASQGLNEEVQVDKQYVEKKLKRVRLKIDKEIDLYIDEEAYHDTSKFEIIRNGDGSINLVIKHVMNYIEK; encoded by the coding sequence ATGGAGTATATTAATGATATAAATATTTTAGATGCAGTAATTCATATTTTAGATAATAATTCAGATGAGCCAATTCTGAATCAATATAAATTAGACTTAGGAGATGAGGTATATAAATTTATATATAGACATGTGGAGAGAGCACTAAATGATGAAGAGTTAAAGTATGCGGTATTTAACCCAGAAAGAAATATAGTTAAAGAGCTTTCACAGGAATATTTGAAGGGTGCAAACAATGACTTAGTTGGGATATCACAGGAAATAGCAAGACAACTATTTTCTATCATGAAGGGTAATGGAAATATACCATCATGTGATTTGATGGTTGTAACACTTTCAACTGATCAAGGTCCTATACTTGGTATTTTGAAACTGGATTATGTGAAAAACTTCACGCATAAAATAGATTTTGTTGAGGATAAAATTGGAATAGGAATAGTACAGCAATTTGGTGGATTACCAGCTTCTTCTCAAAGAATACAAAAGTGTGCATTTATAAAGCCTATAATGGAAGGGCAAGAATTTAATTTAATGGTAATTGATAAGCAAAAGAAAAATAAAGATGAGGAAGAGTATGGGACAAACTACTTTATAAATAGTTTATTAGGATGTACTGTTGTAACAAATGAAAGGGATATGACTAAAGCATTTATAAAGGCAACTGAAGCTTGGACTAGAAACAATGTAGTGCAAGATGCGGATAAGGCAGAAAAAATTAGAACAAGTATAAAGGCTAAGCTAAAAGAGGAAGAGAGTATTAATGTACAAGAGCTTTCAAGTGAACTCTTTAAAGAAGAGCCAGAAGCAAAAAGAGCATTTGACGATTATATAGCATCACAAGGTTTAAATGAAGAAGTTCAAGTTGATAAGCAATACGTTGAGAAAAAACTTAAGAGAGTAAGACTTAAGATAGATAAAGAAATAGATTTATACATAGATGAAGAAGCATATCATGATACATCCAAATTTGAAATCATAAGAAATGGTGATGGAAGTATTAATTTAGTAATAAAACATGTTATGAATTATATAGAGAAATAA